A stretch of Oryza brachyantha chromosome 4, ObraRS2, whole genome shotgun sequence DNA encodes these proteins:
- the LOC102710488 gene encoding pectin acetylesterase 7-like: MVAAAAASGAWLTRAAMALVMGGLLVASAKAGDVDMVFLKSAVSKGAVCLDGSPPVYHFSPGSGPGANNWLVHMEGGGWCRNSQECSVRKGNFRGSSKFMRPLSFSGILGGSQKYNPDFYNWNRVKIRYCDGSSFTGDVETVETSTNLHYRGARVWNAIIEELLSMGMSKAQNALLSGCSAGGLSAILHCDKFRDMLPATAKVKCFSDAGYFIDGKDITGNNFVRTFYKEIVNLHESAKNLPVSCTSKMSPDMCFFPQNVVPTLRTPLFILNAAYDSWQIKNVLAPSAADKKKTWAQCKLDIKSCSSSQLTILQNFRAEFLAALPKPGQSPPTMSMFIDSCHAHCQSGSQDTWLEEDSPKVEKTQIGRAVGDWFYDREVSRRIDCPYPCNPTCKNRDDE, encoded by the exons atggttgctgctgctgctgcgtccGGCGCATGGCTGACCCGAGCAGCGATGGCGTTGGTGATGGGTGGTCTCTTGGTGGCGTCTGCTAAGGCGGGCGACGTGGATATGGTGTTCCTGAAGAGTGCAGTGAGCAAGGGAGCAG TTTGCTTGGATGGGAGCCCCCCAGTTTACCACTTCTCTCCTGGCTCTGGTCCTGGTGCCAACAACTGGCTGGTTCATATGGAG GGGGGAGGTTGGTGCAGGAATTCTCAAGAGTGTTCTGTCCGGAAGGGTAACTTCAGGGGCTCTTCCAAATTTATGAGGCCGCTCTCATTTTCAGGGATCTTAGGTGGCAGTCAGAAATACAATCCTG ATTTCTACAACTGGAACAGGGTGAAGATCAGATACTGTGATGGTTCATCGTTTACTGGTGACGTTGAAACAGTGGAAACT TCGACAAACCTCCATTACAGAGGGGCCAGGGTTTGGAATGCCATCATCGAAGAACTATTGTCGATGGGGATGAGCAAAGCACAAAAT GCTCTTCTTTCTGGCTGTTCGGCTGGAGGTCTGTCTGCCATACTGCACTGTGACAAATTCCGAGATATGCTTCCAGCAACGGCAAAGGTCAAGTGCTTTTCTGATGCTGGTTATTTTATTGATGG AAAGGATATCACCGGCAATAATTTTGTTAGAACATTCTACAAGGAGATCGTAAATCTACAT GAATCTGCTAAAAATTTGCCAGTTTCATGCACATCAAAGATGTCTCCTGATATG TGCTTCTTCCCGCAGAACGTAGTGCCAACACTGCGCACACCGTTATTCATACTTAATGCAGCATATGACTCATGGCAG ATCAAGAACGTCCTAGCACCTAGTGCCGCTGACAAAAAGAAGACTTGGGCCCAATGCAAGCTTGATATAAAGAGCTGCTCCTCGAGCCAGCTCACGATCTTGCAAA ATTTCAGGGCAGAGTTTCTGGCAGCGCTTCCGAAACCAGGGCAATCTCCTCCCACTATGAGCATGTTCATAGACTCGTGCCATGCCCATTGCCAATCTGGGTCCCAAGATACATGGCTCGAGGAAGATTCACCTAAAGTTGAGAAGACG CAAATTGGTAGAGCGGTAGGAGACTGGTTCTACGATCGGGAAGTATCCCGGAGGATTGATTGCCCCTATCCCTGCAACCCAACCTGCAAGAACCGTGATGATGAATAA
- the LOC102711061 gene encoding dual specificity protein kinase YAK1 homolog, with protein MEEKAAAPPWKPSVGTVFRPLAGTAASGRSQEASLTSPSSSGNGVATRISNLHGVKRKPFVARLTADIIQTFVRCNPEFKYSESLNPKIFLTNPSTPAHNDGLDNVNWDLILYVNLELVNRTSNRRFIVKEMLGQGTFGQVVKCLDTETNDYVAVKVIKNQPAFYHQAIMEVSLLRALNQKFDPDEYNIVRMLDYLLFENHLCIAFEMLGQNLYELLKRNNFRGLKMKFVRTFSKQILDAMVVMGDARIIHCDLKPENILLTPSVTTNAAVKVIDFGSACLEGKTVYSYIQSRYYRSPEVILGYPYNTAIDMWSFGCIVAELFLGLPLFPGASEYDVLQRMVKILGGQPPDWLLREAKNSGKLFKHVGSVYHDTELHDGLGSSYRMFTEEEIEVRESEKPKVVKWYFPQLRLDQLICSYPWKNSELTETEKAERVILVDFLKGLLRFDPNKRWSPLQASRHPFITGEPFTGPYEPIPETPKIPVARAAAVEHNPGGGHWLAAGLSPQVGSINRSLPPNNPYPPKIPYSYGSSYGSLGSHGSYVGNAGIASSYGSFGDANAVNMYYSPLGPGFKQIESSPDVRLRPRFSHDRGIRLSPGSMGPMSLGPSPSQFTPPNYQMQIPANFTGMHGSGSPASGGIHGSPLGKTPSGYSKRSLPMAPHEYPSQHGQGRHGDGISFSHSDASVRGHPAYSQNSIPSSGYSSWRPQIGSVSSFSLEASSSHGPSQAFHSHIAPRLQTLDNLSDTTAPSTLDNAYWDPYFSDESLLQEDNSLSADLNSLHLGDSANQTSGSARAANVQSHIFVASNPLPAGESYRADQLFHAIPHGPLGGSTHSAVPINYGGYNPTNHLQQNTRIRHGQPFLQHRHNQATSTQNHPRGSHHNGQPAWRGYNMVDGMPWGGTSGHPFTTTGLPSSIPRKDYGSIV; from the exons AtggaggagaaggcggcggcgccgccgtggaagCCGAGCGTGGGCACGGTGTTCCGACCACTCGCTGGTACCGCGGCTTCAGGGCGTTCACAGGAGGCGTCCCTCACCTCACCCTCGTCCTCGGGCAATGGGGTTGCGACCCGTATAAGCAACCTTCATGGCGTCAAGAGGAAACCG TTTGTTGCAAGACTAACGGCAGATATCATTCAAACATTTGTACGATGCAATCCTGAGTTTAAGTACTCAGAGTCACTAAACCCAAAGATCTTTCTGACGAATCCTTCAACCCCAGCTCATAATGATGGGCTTGATAATGTGAACTGGGACCTCATATTATATGTCAACCTGGAATTGGTCAACAGGACATCAAATCGGAG GTTCATAGTCAAGGAAATGCTTGGCCAAGGAACATTTGGTCAGGTTGTCAAATGCTTGGACACTGAAACCAATGACTATGTTGCTGTGAAGGTTATAAAAAACCAGCCTGCATTTTATCATCAAGCGATCATGGAGGTTTCATTACTGAGAGCG CTGAATCAAAAATTCGATCCTGATGAGTATAACATTGTCCGCATGCTTGACTATCTTTTATTCGAAAATCACCTGTGTATAGCATTTGAAATGCTTGGTCAAAACCT GTATGAGTTATTGAAAAGGAACAATTTCAGAGGCCTGAAAATGAAATTTGTGCGCACCTTCTCAAAACAG ataTTGGATGCCATGGTTGTGATGGGAGATGCTAGGATCATTCATTGTGACCTGAAGCCTGAAAATATCCTGTTAACTCCGAG TGTTACAACAAATGCAGCAGTGAAAGTGATTGATTTTGGTTCAGCATGCTTGGAGGGTAAAACAGTATACTCATACATTCAG AGCCGCTATTACAGATCTCCAGAAGTTATCCTTGGCTATCC TTATAATACTGCAATTGATATGTGGTCATTTGGCTGCATAGTTGCTGAACTATTTTTAGGGCTCCCTTTATTTCCTGGAGCATCAGAATATGATGTGCTCCAGCGTATGGTAAAAATTCTCGG GGGCCAACCACCAGATTGGCTGCTAAGGGAAGCTAAAAACTCTGGAAAACTTTTTAAACATGTTGGAAGTGTTTATCATGACACCGAACTACATGATGGTCTTGGCAGTTCTTACAGAATGTTTACTGAAGAAGAGATTGAAGTG AGGGAGTCTGAAAAACCGAAGGTAGTGAAATGGTACTTCCCACAACTCAGACTTGACCAACTCATATGCAGTTACCCATGGAAAAATTCAGAACTAACAG AGACAGAAAAGGCAGAGAGGGTGATACTAGTTGATTTCCTGAAGGGCCTGCTGAGATTTGATCCCAATAAGCGATGGTCACCGTTGCAG GCTTCACGTCATCCATTTATAACAGGCGAACCTTTCACTGGTCCATATGAACCCATACCTGAGACTCCCAAAATT CCTGTTGCTCGTGCTGCAGCAGTTGAACACAATCCCGGAGGAGGACACTGGCTAGCTGCAGGCCTATCTCCTCAG GTTGGAAGTATTAACAGGTCTCTACCACCCAATAATCCCTATCCTCCAAAAATACCTTATTCTTATGGGAGTAGTTATGGGAGCTTAGGTAGCCATGGTAGCTATGTTGGTAATGCTGGTATTGCTAGTAGCTATGGAAGCTTTGGTGATGCCAATGCTGTCAACATGTATTATTCACCATTAGGTCCTGGATTTAAACAAATTGAGTCTAGTCCAGATGTTAGACTGCGACCCCGTTTCTCACATGATAGAGGGATTCGCTTGAGCCCTGGAAGTATGGGGCCTATGTCTCTTGGCCCCAGCCCATCACAATTTACCCCACCTAACTACCAAATGCAAATCCCAGCTAATTTCACTGGAATGCATGGTTCTGGTTCGCCTGCAAGTGGAGGCATCCATGGCTCCCCATTGGGGAAAACTCCATCTGGTTACAGCAAGAGGAGTTTGCCAATGGCACCTCATGAATATCCATCTCAGCATGGACAAGGACGTCATGGAGATGGTATCAGTTTTAGTCATTCTGATGCCAGTGTTCGAGGACATCCTGCCTACTCCCAGAATTCAATACCAAGTTCTGGTTATTCTAGTTGGAGACCACAAATTGGTTCTGTTAGTAGTTTTTCCTTGGAGGCCTCTTCTAGTCATGGTCCTTCTCAAGCATTTCATTCACACATTGCTCCTCGTCTGCAAACGCTTGACAATTTGTCTGATACAACAGCTCCATCTACACTTGACAATGCTTATTGGGACCCTTATTTTAG TGACGAGTCACTATTGCAAGAAGACAATTCATTGTCAGCCGATTTGAACAGTCTTCACCTTGGGGATTCAGCTAATCAGACAAGTGGATCTGCTAGGGCAGCAAATGTCCAAAGCCACATTTTTGTGGCCTCAAACCCTTTACCTGCAGGCGAAAG TTACAGAGCAGACCAATTATTTCACGCAATTCCTCATGGGCCACTCGGAGGGAGTACTCATTCTGCTGTTCCTATTAACTATGGTGGCTATAACCCAACAAATCATCTCCAACAAAATACCCGAATTCGGCATGGACAACCATTTCTTCAGCATCGACACAACCAGGCAACTTCCACTCAAAATCATCCTAGGGGGAGTCACCACAACGGGCAACCTGCATGGCGCGGTTATAACATGGTCGACGGAATGCCCTGGG GAGGAACGAGTGGGCATCCATTTACAACAACTGGGCTACCTTCATCTATTCCAAGAAAGGATTATGGGAGCATCGTCTAG
- the LOC102707212 gene encoding maltose excess protein 1-like, chloroplastic, with product MSSSPSVPSVRLPLLRAAPPRAAPLCRGRGWSDGAPSPALVVVKPLACKAPASYHSALLLHRRRRYALPPVAATATSKPVLKDPKKYQEWDSLTAKFAGAANVPFLLLQLPQIILNARNLLAGNKTALFAVPWLGMLTGLLGNLSLLSYFAKKKETGAVIVQTLGVISTYVVIAQLAMAESMPLPQFVATSAVVAAGLLLNFLNYFGWLPGTLWLLWEDFITIGGLAVLPQVMWSTFVPFIPNSLLPGIISGSLAATAVVMARMGKLSVGGTKLVGSLSGWTATLLFMWMPVAQMWTNYLNPSNIKGLSPFTMLLAMIGNGLMIPRAVFIRDLMWFTGSAWASFLQGWGNLACMYCFHSISKESFLATTFGLLLWLGLTLWRDTIAHGNSSPMTSLKELLFGK from the exons atgtcgtcgtcgccgtcggtgccATCCGTGCGCCTCCCGCTCCTCcgggcggcgccaccgcgggCTGCCCCGCTCTGCCGCGGCCGCGGGTGGAGCGATGGGGCACCGTCtcccgcgctcgtcgtcgtcaagccgcTCGCGTGCAAGGCGCCCGCGTCCTACCACTCCGCgctgctcctccaccgccgccggcggtatGCGCTGCCCCCGgttgccgccaccgccacctccaaGCCCGTCCTCAAG GACCCGAAGAAGTACCAGGAATGGGACTCCCTGACGGCCAagttcgccggcgccgccaacgtccccttcctcctcctgcagcTCCCCCAGATCATCCTCAACGCCCGTAACCTCCTCGCCGGCAACAAAACCGCCCTCTTCGCCGTCCCGTGGCTC gggatgctcaccgggcTGCTCGGGAACTTGTCGCTGCTGTCCTATTTCGCCAAGAAGAAGGAGACAGGGGCAGTCATCGTGCAAACCTTGGGTGTCATCTCCACCTATGTAGTCATTGCCCAGCTCGCCATGGCAGAGTCCATGCCATTGCCACAGTTTGTGGCCACTTCAGCAGTTGTGGCCGCTGGGCTGCTATTGAACTTCCTCAATTACTTCGGGTGGCTCCCGGGAACCCTCTGGCTGCTATGGGAGGATTTCATCACAATAGGTGGCCTTGCTGTGCTCCCTCAG GTTATGTGGTCAACGTTTGTTCCCTTCATCCCCAATAGCTTACTGCCTGGAATAATCTCTGGTTCTTTGgctgccaccgccgtcgtAATG GCAAGAATGGGAAAGCTTTCTGTGGGAGGTACTAAATTGGTTGGATCATTATCTGGCTGGACGGCCACACTTCTGTTCATGTGGATGCCAGTTGCGCAGATG TGGACAAATTACCTCAACCCAAGTAACATAAAAGGGTTGTCACCTTTCACTATGTTGCTTGCAATGATTGGAAATGGACTTATGATTCCTCGTGCTGTATTTATCAGAGATCTCATGtg gttCACTGGTTCTGCCTGGGCATCTTTCCTACAGGGTTGGGGTAACTTGGCCTGCATGTACTG CTTCCATAGCATCAGCAAAGAATCTTTCTTGGCAACAACATTCGGACTTCTTCTGTGGCTAg GACTTACTCTCTGGAGAGATACAATTGCCCATGGTAACAGCTCACCCATGACATCTTTGAAGGAGCTTCTTTTCGGAAAGTGA
- the LOC102707489 gene encoding pentatricopeptide repeat-containing protein At3g22150, chloroplastic yields MFSPRCAVSLSATAATTTSNGAGGGGGGRRKPPASQVKKLCKQGRLEHARRLLLEVLPRPPPTLLCNALLIAYVSRALPEEALRLYALLNHAARPPVRSDHYTYSSALTACSRSRRLRLGRSVHAHLLRRARSLPDTAVLRNSLLNLYASCVRYRDARVDVVRRLFDTMPKRNVVSWNTLFGWYVKTRRPQETLELFVRMLEDGFRPTPVSFVNTFPATVAADPSWPFLLYGLLVKHGIEYINDLFVVSSAIDMFSEFGDVQSARRVFDHAAKKNTEVWNTMITGYVQNGHFSEAIDLFSQILGSREVPLDVVTFLSALTAASQSQDVSLGQQLHSYLIKGMHRTLPVILGNALVVMYSRCGNVQTAFDLFDRLPEKDIVTWNTMVTAFVQNDFDLEGLLLVYEMQKSGFAADSVTLTAVLSAASNTGDLQIGKQSHGYLIRHGIEGEGLESYLIDMYAKSGRVEMAQRVFDSFKNAKRDEVTWNAMIAGYTQSGQPEKALLVFRAMLEAGLEPTSVTIASVLPACDPVGGCAGKQIHCFAVRHCLDTNVFVGTALIDMYSKCGEITIAENVFAGMTGKSTVTYTTMISGLGQHGFGENALALFNSMLAEGLKPDAVTFLSVISACNYSGLVDEGLALYRSMDAFGLSATPQHHCCVADLLAKAGRVEEAYEFIERLGEEGNFVAIWGALLVSCRAQGKQELAKLVTEKLLDIEKQYGHAGYNVLLSQVLAAESNWSSADSLRKEMKARGLKKEAGSSWIKIQNTASQHRFIEKKQNYLENEHIFSILNGDTGSMDGVI; encoded by the coding sequence ATGTTCTCTCCTCGCTGCGCCGTCTCGCTCTCTGCCACCGCCGCGACCACCACCTCCAATGGCGCCggtggcgggggcggcgggaggaggaagccGCCGGCGTCGCAGGTGAAGAAGCTGTGCAAGCAGGGGCGGCTGGagcacgcgcggcggctgctgctggaggtgctgccgcggccgccgccgacgctgcTCTGCAACGCGCTCCTCATCGCCTACGTGTCCCGCGCGCTCCCGGAGGAGGCGCTCCGCCTCTACGCGCTCCTCAACCATGCGGCCCGCCCGCCGGTGCGCTCCGACCACTACACCTACTCCTCCGCGCTCACGGCctgctcccgctcccgccgcctccgcctcgggaGGTCCGTCCACGCGCACCTCCTGCGGCGCGCACGCTCCCTCCCCGACACCGCCGTCCTCCGCAACTCACTCCTCAACCTCTACGCCTCCTGCGTGAGGTACAGGGATGCACGCGTCGACGTCGTCCGGAGGCTGTTCGACACAATGCCTAAGAGGAATGTCGTTTCTTGGAACACACTGTTCGGCTGGTACGTTAAGACCAGGCGTCCCCAGGAAACCCTCGAGCTATTTGTGCGAATGCTTGAGGATGGCTTCAGGCCCACGCCAGTCAGCTTCGTGAATACATTTCCGGCAACCGTAGCCGCTGATCCAAGCTGGCCATTCCTGCTGTACGGATTACTTGTGAAGCATGGGATAGAGTATATCAATGATCTCTTTGTTGTGAGCTCAGCAATCGACATGTTTTCTGAATTTGGCGATGTTCAGTCAGCTCGCAGAGTGTTTGATCATGCTGCCAAGAAGAATACTGAGGTTTGGAATACCATGATAACTGGGTATGTACAAAATGGCCACTTTTCTGAAGCCATTGATCTCTTCAGCCAAATTTTGGGATCTCGAGAGGTTCCCCTGGATGTTGTGACCTTCTTGTCAGCCCTCACAGCAGCCTCACAGTCACAGGATGTTAGCTTGGGTCAGCAGCTGCATAGCTATTTGATTAAAGGAATGCACAGGACTTTGCCTGTAATACTGGGTAATGCATTAGTTGTAATGTACTCGAGATGTGGCAATGTCCAAACTGCATTTGATCTATTTGACCGTTTGCCAGAGAAGGACATTGTTACTTGGAATACCATGGTGACTGCTTTTGTGCAGAATGATTTTGACTTGGAAGGTTTGTTGCTGGTTTATGAGATGCAGAAATCAGGttttgctgctgattctgTGACGTTGACTGCAGTTCTGTCTGCAGCATCAAATACTGGAGACCTTCAGATTGGTAAACAATCACATGGTTACCTTATCAGGCATGGCATTGAGGGTGAGGGCTTGGAGAGCTACCTAATAGACATGTATGCAAAATCTGGCCGTGTAGAAATGGCTCAGAGAGTGTTTGACAGCTTTAAAAATGCCAAGAGGGATGAAGTCACTTGGAATGCCATGATAGCAGGATACACACAGAGTGGGCAGCCTGAAAAGGCACTCTTAGTATTCCGGGCAATGCTTGAGGCAGGTCTTGAACCTACTTCAGTGACAATTGCTTCGGTGCTACCTGCATGTGATCCTGTTGGAGGATGTGCAGGGAAGCAAATACATTGTTTTGCGGTGCGCCATTGTTTGGATACCAATGTCTTCGTAGGTACAGCTCTTATTGACATGTACTCTAAGTGTGGTGAGATCACTATAGCAGAAAACGTCTTTGCTGGCATGACTGGAAAGAGCACTGTCACCTATACGACAATGATATCTGGTCTTGGTCAGCATGGTTTCGGCGAAAATGCGCTTGCTCTTTTCAACTCCATGCTAGCAGAGGGATTAAAACCCGATGCAGTGACTTTCTTGTCTGTGATTTCAGCATGTAATTACTCTGGACTGGTCGACGAAGGACTAGCTTTGTACAGGTCAATGGACGCATTTGGACTTTCAGCTACTCCTCAGCACCACTGCTGTGTTGCAGACTTGTTGGCTAAAGCAGGAAGGGTGGAGGAAGCATACGAGTTTATCGAGCGGCTGGGGGAGGAGGGCAACTTTGTTGCCATCTGGGGAGCGCTGCTTGTATCCTGCCGAGCTCAGGGCAAGCAGGAGTTGGCAAAATTGGTGACAGAGAAGCTGCTTGACATCGAGAAGCAGTATGGTCATGCAGGCTATAACGTTTTGTTGTCACAAGTACTTGCTGCTGAAAGTAACTGGAGTAGTGCTGATAGTCTGAGGAAGGAAATGAAGGCAAGGGGGTTGAAGAAAGAAGCAGGCTCTAGTTGGATTAAAATCCAGAACACAGCATCGCAACACAGGTTTattgagaaaaaacaaaattacctTGAAAATGAGCACATCTTCTCGATTCTGAATGGTGATACCGGCAGTATGGATGGAGTCATTTAA
- the LOC121054175 gene encoding alkylated DNA repair protein ALKBH8 homolog: MAGSGYARAPPPAEGGAAAPSTALYVANCGPAVGLAHDDIRVAFGAFGEVAGVHDADGSGARVIVRFREPSAAEAAMAALHGRPCASLEDRVLHIRYSVPAKPKAPVGGSLPVATSASELGVPGIYLVEDFVTAAEEHEFLAAVDSRPWKKLAKRRVQHYGYEFMYETRNVDSKQFLGELPPFVSKILQKIISFPGATKCTSKMVDQLTVNEYPCGVGLSPHIDTHSAFEEMIFSLSLAGPCIMEFRKYPEGNWRAPSMASGTDKDSLQEPQCIRKAVFLPPRSMLLMSGEGRYAWHHYIPHHKIDDVGGQVIKRNTRRVSFTFRKVRMGLCNCEYRQFCDSQSK; this comes from the exons ATGGCGGGTTCCGGgtacgcgcgcgcgccgccgcccgcagagggaggcgccgccgctcccagCACGGCCCTGTACGTGGCCAACTGCGGCCCGGCAGTGGGGCTGGCGCACGACGACATCCGCGTGGCCTTCGGCGCCTTCGGGGAGGTCGCGGGGGTCCACGAcgccgacggcagcggcgcccgCGTCATCGTCCGATTCCGCGAGCCCAGCGCCGCGGAGGCCGCGATGGCGGCGCTCCATGGGCGCCCTTGTGCCAGCCTCGAGGACCGCGTGCTGCACATACGGTACTCTGTGCCCGCCAAGCCGAAGGCACCGGTCGGCGGCTCGCTTCCGGTGGCCACCTCGGCGTCGGAGCTGGGCGTGCCGGGTATTTACTTGGTTGAGGATTTCGTAACGGCAGCGGAGGAACAC GAATTTCTTGCTGCTGTGGATAGTAGACCGTGGAAAAAATTGGCGAAAAGACGAGTTCAGCACTATGGTTACGAGTTTATGTATGAA ACAAGGAATGTTGACTCAAAACAGTTCTTAGGTGAATTGCCACCTTTTGTTTCGAAGATACTTCAGAAGATCATCTCATTTCCTGGTGCAACTAAATGTACTAGCAAAATGGTCGATCAATTGACA GTGAATGAATATCCCTGTGGTGTAGGTTTGTCGCCACATATAGACACACACTCAGCATTTGAAGAAATGATTTTTAGCCTTTCTTTGGCTGGACCATGCATTATGGAGTTCAGAAAATATCCTGAAGGCAATTGGCGTGCTCCAAGTATGGCCAGTGGAACTGATAAAGATAGCCTTCAAGAACCACAATGCATCAGAAAAGCTGTTTTTTTACCTCCTCGATCTATGTTACTGATGTCTGGAGAAGGTCGATATGCTTGGCATCACTATATACCACACCATAAA ATTGATGATGTGGGTGGTCAAGTCATCAAAAGGAATACACGACGTGTTTCCTTTACTTTTCGAAAG GTGAGGATGGGTCTTTGCAACTGTGAATATAGGCAGTTTTGTGATTCCCAGAGTAAGTAA
- the LOC102707769 gene encoding probable protein-S-isoprenylcysteine O-methyltransferase, translated as MRNLPPAAAAAPREASPPPHAARALSPIVTGAVAQIPSVAMAARAQAWQFAAALVFFHGSEYVLAAAFHGRENVTATSLLISKQYVLAMSFAMLEHLTEALLFPELKEYWFVSHIGLLMVIIGEVIRKIAVVTAGRSFTHVIRIHYEDQHKLITHGVYRFMRHPGYSGFLLWAVGTQVMLCNPVSIVAFTLVLWRFFSKRIPYEEFFLRQFFGREYEEYAQKVHSGLPFIE; from the exons ATGCGGAATCTGCCcccggcagcagcagccgcgccCCGCGAAGCATCTCCCCCTCCTCACGCCGCGCGAGCGCTGAGCCCTATTGTTACAGGCGCCGTCGCCCAGATCCCGTCGGTCGCCATGGCAGCGAGGGCGCAGGCGTGGCAGTTCGCGGCCGCGCTGGTCTTCTTCCACGGCTCCGAGTACGTCCTCGCCGCGGCCTTCCACGGCCGGGAAAACGTCACCGCCACAT CACTTCTTATCAGCAAGCAGTATGTTCTGGCAATGAGTTTTGCAATGCTAGAACACCTGACAGAAGCTCTTCTCTTCCCAGAACTGAAGGAGTATTGGTTTGTCAGTCACATTGGCCTTCTAATGGTGATTATTGGTGAAGTTATTCGTAAAATTGCTGTGGTGACAGCCGGGCGTTCCTTTACACATGTTATAAGAATTCACTATGAAGATCAACATAAGCTGATTACCCATGGGGTGTATAG GTTTATGCGCCACCCCGGGTATTCTGGCTTTCTTCTATGGGCAGTAGGAACCCAGGTTATGTTGTGCAATCCAGTATCCATAGTTGCATTCACATTGGTGCTGTGGCGATTCTTTTCAAAACGGATACC TTATGAAGAATTTTTCTTAAGGCAGTTCTTTGGCCGTGAATACGAAGAATACGCACAGAAAGTGCACTCAGGATTACCATTTATAGAGTGA